TGCTACCAACTAAACGGAATGCATCTTCTGGAATATGATCATACTTACCATCTAAGATATCTTTAAAGTTGGCAACTGTTGTTTTAACAGGTACATAAGATCCCTTTTGACCAGTAAATTGTTCCGCAACGTGGAAGTTTTGAGATAAGAAGAATTGAATTCTACGTGCACGTTCAACTGTTTGCTTATCTTCATCAGATAATTCATCCATACCTAAGATAGCAATAATATCTTGTAACTCACGATATTTTTGAAGTGTTGATTGTACATCACGTGCTACTTCATAATGCTCTTGACCTACAATAGATGGTTCCAATGCTCTTGATGTAGACGCTAATGGATCCACGGCAGGATAAATACCCATCTCAGTTAATTTACGTTCTAAGTTTGTTGTTGCATCTAAATGCGCAAACGCAGTCGCTGGTGCTGGGTCAGTATAGTCATCGGCAGGTACGAATACCGCTTGAATAGATGTAACTGATCCTTTTGTTGTAGACGTAATACGTTCTTGTAATTGTCCCATTTCAGTTGCAAGTGTTGGTTGGTAACCTACGGCAGAAGGCATACGACCTAATAATGCAGATACCTCTGAACCAGCTTGTGTAAATCTGAAAATGTTATCTATGAATAATAATACGTCTTGACCTTGTTCATCACGGAAATATTCAGCCATTGTTAAACCAGATAAAGCAACACGCATACGCGCACCAGGTGGTTCATTCATTTGACCGAATACCATGGCAGTTTTCTTGATTACACCACTATCGCTCATTTCGAAGTATAAATCATTACCTTCACGTGTACGTTCACCTACGCCAGCGAATACTGAAATACCACCATGCTCTTGAGCGATGTTATTG
This is a stretch of genomic DNA from Staphylococcus roterodami. It encodes these proteins:
- the atpD gene encoding F0F1 ATP synthase subunit beta: MGIGRVTQVMGPVIDVRFEHNEVPKINNALVIDVPKEEGTVQLTLEVALQLGDDVVRTIAMDSTDGVQRGMDVKDTGKEISVPVGDETLGRVFNVLGETIDLKEEISDSVRRDPIHRQAPAFDELSTEVQILETGIKVVDLLAPYIKGGKIGLFGGAGVGKTVLIQELINNIAQEHGGISVFAGVGERTREGNDLYFEMSDSGVIKKTAMVFGQMNEPPGARMRVALSGLTMAEYFRDEQGQDVLLFIDNIFRFTQAGSEVSALLGRMPSAVGYQPTLATEMGQLQERITSTTKGSVTSIQAVFVPADDYTDPAPATAFAHLDATTNLERKLTEMGIYPAVDPLASTSRALEPSIVGQEHYEVARDVQSTLQKYRELQDIIAILGMDELSDEDKQTVERARRIQFFLSQNFHVAEQFTGQKGSYVPVKTTVANFKDILDGKYDHIPEDAFRLVGSMDDVIAKAKDMGVEV